From Hermetia illucens chromosome 6, iHerIll2.2.curated.20191125, whole genome shotgun sequence, one genomic window encodes:
- the LOC119659424 gene encoding stress response protein NST1-like isoform X1 — MGNTLCKNRVNHSNNSKSPVDRIIDRCAQICPKSIGKQKHFWDKQVLETSPPLQTQPKADNSGWHSAALTVPDSPGSQPVAPPRKKRPSMLRKDDPPLRNGFKEIFAGQRSESTTTSDSQGDVKDFTDFEKMPLNRGSEKEKEKKEQLTDSSRSSEERSDQCDSNTNSLVHKVSKVGNKKSDKFFGENLSDCLSDEPVVESNGDKLSTTDQPKADSEADAGSLDEKELAIKKELIASLSTLKDIKKDEGIDEPDRVAVEEPIISKKIITRHVCDDEEELREHLHHHHDHDHDHDHDHTYVVPDPNAPKKPQRDFSKYKRAPGDPKSDTEDNDEAIIEPSSDLLSQIQKEFPALNQILTPKEKNQEGEKTLDNKTSKTQGENAKDIGERKPSEEKREAIKVESQTPAVVPDKLSKSEQVLRRQLSSQSYLTPDLVEKIAQQVSMAHDYLPEDYSSYNDGSEIAPNSKLQQKRSLSTQNSQVDLVKNANDAKESVEKVANNLEEILQTTPLVEANKNDTELEAKISPEKVEVPKEIKVKKRVSYQIKDESPSEDISKAIKSFMEKDGLKPEDILLLLEDEFGELLHSSTLPVEDRKIIEDLRNIVDSKLEQLEVEKSKEHTPEPEPVAHLVVPENTESSKEILLDSDNTSKTENKSEQTVNPTTVTILPLNITRTVSDEKRRHSIDEFDHWFAGGLSRKAEIPERKRRREASLPGYLSSDFDIEEHRVSGELEIGSDEEIRIDKTTEEPEVSKGDHEPTVITTTAVHRIESIPENEVTTKPEAQAITPPITDAIETEKSEVTNVITERKTNQDAPAFDFERGDDKRKSVGHSLLLKFLDVERNSSYQ, encoded by the coding sequence TTTGGAAACCTCCCCACCACTTCAGACACAGCCCAAAGCAGATAATTCTGGTTGGCATAGTGCTGCACTAACTGTTCCCGACAGTCCAGGAAGTCAGCCAGTGGCCCCTCCCCGTAAGAAGCGTCCTTCTATGCTTCGCAAGGACGATCCTCCTCTACGGAACGGATTTAAAGAAATATTTGCAGGACAACGCTCCGAATCCACTACTACATCAGACTCTCAGGGTGACGTAAAAGATTTCACTGATTTTGAAAAAATGCCTCTAAATCGAGGATCtgagaaagaaaaagagaaaaaggaaCAACTTACTGATTCGTCTCGATCCAGTGAGGAGCGAAgcgaccagtgcgattcaaatACTAACTCTTTAGTCCATAAAGTTTCAAAAGTCGGTAACAAAAAATCAGATAAATTCTTTGGAGAGAACCTTTCTGATTGTTTGTCGGATGAACCAGTCGTTGAATCCAATGGCGATAAACTTAGCACGACTGATCAACCAAAAGCTGATTCGGAAGCAGATGCAGGTAGCCTCGATGAAAAGGAACTGGCTATCAAAAAGGAGCTTATAGCTTCTTTGTCAACACTGAAAGATATCAAAAAGGACGAAGGAATCGACGAACCTGATAGAGTAGCTGTTGAAGAGCCCATTATTTCGAAGAAGATAATCACACGACATGTTTGCGATGATGAAGAAGAACTTCGGGAGCACCTCCACCATCATCATGATCATGATCACGATCACGATCATGACCACACTTATGTTGTTCCTGATCCAAATGCCCCGAAGAAACCGCAACGTGACTTCAGTAAATACAAACGAGCGCCCGGAGATCCTAAATCGGACACAGAAGATAATGACGAAGCCATTATTGAACCGTCATCTGACCTTCTTAGCCAAATACAAAAAGAATTCCCTGCATTGAACCAAATATTGACtccgaaagaaaaaaatcaagaaggtgAGAAAACTCTAGACAATAAAACCTCTAAAACGCAGGGCGAAAATGCCAAGGATATAGGGGAACGAAAACCTTCAGAAGAAAAACGGGAAGCGATCAAGGTAGAATCACAGACTCCTGCAGTAGTTCCTGATAAATTATCGAAGAGCGAGCAAGTCCTGAGGCGCCAGTTGAGTTCTCAATCATATCTAACTCCCGATTTAGTTGAAAAAATAGCTCAGCAAGTTAGCATGGCTCATGACTACCTCCCGGAAGATTATAGTTCATACAATGATGGCTCCGAAATAGCTCCTAATTCAAAGTTACAACAGAAACGGTCACTAAGCACGCAGAATTCTCAAGTGGATCTTGTAAAGAATGCTAATGATGCCAAAGAATCTGTCGAAAAGGTGGCAAATAATTTAGAGGAGATATTACAAACGACTCCATTAGTGGAGGCGAACAAAAATGATACGGAACTGGAAGCAAAAATATCGCCAGAGAAAGTAGAAGTGCCAAAGGAAATCAAAGTGAAAAAACGCGTTAGCTATCAGATCAAAGATGAGTCTCCAAGTGAAGACATTTCTAAGGCAATCAAATCATTCATGGAAAAAGATGGACTGAAGCCGgaagatattttacttcttctgGAAGACGAATTCGGAGAACTTCTTCACTCCTCAACCCTCCCAGTCGAGGATAGGAAAATCATAGAAGACTTGAGAAACATTGTCGATTCGAAGCTAGAACAACTCGAAGTTGAAAAATCCAAAGAACATACACCCGAACCTGAACCCGTAGCCCATCTTGTCGTGCCTGAAAATACAGAATCGTCTAAAGAGATTCTTCTGGACAGTGACAATACTTCTAAAACAGAAAACAAATCTGAACAGACAGTAAATCCTACAACTGTTACTATATTGCCATTGAACATAACAAGGACAGTTTCAGACGAAAAACGCCGGCACAGTATTGATGAATTTGATCACTGGTTTGCAGGAGGTCTATCGAGAAAGGCCGAGATACctgaaaggaaaaggagacgcGAAGCAAGCCTGCCTGGATACCTCTCATCGGACTTTGATATAGAAGAGCACCGAGTTTCAGGCGAACTAGAAATTGGTTCGGATGAAGAAATCAGAATAGATAAAACGACAGAGGAGCCAGAGGTGTCTAAGGGGGATCATGAGCCAACAGTAATTACAACAACTGCAGTGCATAGGATTGAATCCATTCCAGAAAATGAGGTCACGACGAAGCCAGAGGCGCAAGCAATCACACCACCAATTACCGATGCGatcgaaaccgaaaaatctgaagtaaCCAATGTAATAACTGAAAGAAAAACGAATCAGGATGCCCCTGCCTTTGATTTTGAACGAGGGGACGATAAACGAAAAAGTGTAGGACACTCTTTGCTTCTTAAGTTTCTCGATGTGGAAAGAAATAGCAGCTACCAATAG
- the LOC119659424 gene encoding stress response protein NST1-like isoform X2 translates to MLRKDDPPLRNGFKEIFAGQRSESTTTSDSQGDVKDFTDFEKMPLNRGSEKEKEKKEQLTDSSRSSEERSDQCDSNTNSLVHKVSKVGNKKSDKFFGENLSDCLSDEPVVESNGDKLSTTDQPKADSEADAGSLDEKELAIKKELIASLSTLKDIKKDEGIDEPDRVAVEEPIISKKIITRHVCDDEEELREHLHHHHDHDHDHDHDHTYVVPDPNAPKKPQRDFSKYKRAPGDPKSDTEDNDEAIIEPSSDLLSQIQKEFPALNQILTPKEKNQEGEKTLDNKTSKTQGENAKDIGERKPSEEKREAIKVESQTPAVVPDKLSKSEQVLRRQLSSQSYLTPDLVEKIAQQVSMAHDYLPEDYSSYNDGSEIAPNSKLQQKRSLSTQNSQVDLVKNANDAKESVEKVANNLEEILQTTPLVEANKNDTELEAKISPEKVEVPKEIKVKKRVSYQIKDESPSEDISKAIKSFMEKDGLKPEDILLLLEDEFGELLHSSTLPVEDRKIIEDLRNIVDSKLEQLEVEKSKEHTPEPEPVAHLVVPENTESSKEILLDSDNTSKTENKSEQTVNPTTVTILPLNITRTVSDEKRRHSIDEFDHWFAGGLSRKAEIPERKRRREASLPGYLSSDFDIEEHRVSGELEIGSDEEIRIDKTTEEPEVSKGDHEPTVITTTAVHRIESIPENEVTTKPEAQAITPPITDAIETEKSEVTNVITERKTNQDAPAFDFERGDDKRKSVGHSLLLKFLDVERNSSYQ, encoded by the coding sequence ATGCTTCGCAAGGACGATCCTCCTCTACGGAACGGATTTAAAGAAATATTTGCAGGACAACGCTCCGAATCCACTACTACATCAGACTCTCAGGGTGACGTAAAAGATTTCACTGATTTTGAAAAAATGCCTCTAAATCGAGGATCtgagaaagaaaaagagaaaaaggaaCAACTTACTGATTCGTCTCGATCCAGTGAGGAGCGAAgcgaccagtgcgattcaaatACTAACTCTTTAGTCCATAAAGTTTCAAAAGTCGGTAACAAAAAATCAGATAAATTCTTTGGAGAGAACCTTTCTGATTGTTTGTCGGATGAACCAGTCGTTGAATCCAATGGCGATAAACTTAGCACGACTGATCAACCAAAAGCTGATTCGGAAGCAGATGCAGGTAGCCTCGATGAAAAGGAACTGGCTATCAAAAAGGAGCTTATAGCTTCTTTGTCAACACTGAAAGATATCAAAAAGGACGAAGGAATCGACGAACCTGATAGAGTAGCTGTTGAAGAGCCCATTATTTCGAAGAAGATAATCACACGACATGTTTGCGATGATGAAGAAGAACTTCGGGAGCACCTCCACCATCATCATGATCATGATCACGATCACGATCATGACCACACTTATGTTGTTCCTGATCCAAATGCCCCGAAGAAACCGCAACGTGACTTCAGTAAATACAAACGAGCGCCCGGAGATCCTAAATCGGACACAGAAGATAATGACGAAGCCATTATTGAACCGTCATCTGACCTTCTTAGCCAAATACAAAAAGAATTCCCTGCATTGAACCAAATATTGACtccgaaagaaaaaaatcaagaaggtgAGAAAACTCTAGACAATAAAACCTCTAAAACGCAGGGCGAAAATGCCAAGGATATAGGGGAACGAAAACCTTCAGAAGAAAAACGGGAAGCGATCAAGGTAGAATCACAGACTCCTGCAGTAGTTCCTGATAAATTATCGAAGAGCGAGCAAGTCCTGAGGCGCCAGTTGAGTTCTCAATCATATCTAACTCCCGATTTAGTTGAAAAAATAGCTCAGCAAGTTAGCATGGCTCATGACTACCTCCCGGAAGATTATAGTTCATACAATGATGGCTCCGAAATAGCTCCTAATTCAAAGTTACAACAGAAACGGTCACTAAGCACGCAGAATTCTCAAGTGGATCTTGTAAAGAATGCTAATGATGCCAAAGAATCTGTCGAAAAGGTGGCAAATAATTTAGAGGAGATATTACAAACGACTCCATTAGTGGAGGCGAACAAAAATGATACGGAACTGGAAGCAAAAATATCGCCAGAGAAAGTAGAAGTGCCAAAGGAAATCAAAGTGAAAAAACGCGTTAGCTATCAGATCAAAGATGAGTCTCCAAGTGAAGACATTTCTAAGGCAATCAAATCATTCATGGAAAAAGATGGACTGAAGCCGgaagatattttacttcttctgGAAGACGAATTCGGAGAACTTCTTCACTCCTCAACCCTCCCAGTCGAGGATAGGAAAATCATAGAAGACTTGAGAAACATTGTCGATTCGAAGCTAGAACAACTCGAAGTTGAAAAATCCAAAGAACATACACCCGAACCTGAACCCGTAGCCCATCTTGTCGTGCCTGAAAATACAGAATCGTCTAAAGAGATTCTTCTGGACAGTGACAATACTTCTAAAACAGAAAACAAATCTGAACAGACAGTAAATCCTACAACTGTTACTATATTGCCATTGAACATAACAAGGACAGTTTCAGACGAAAAACGCCGGCACAGTATTGATGAATTTGATCACTGGTTTGCAGGAGGTCTATCGAGAAAGGCCGAGATACctgaaaggaaaaggagacgcGAAGCAAGCCTGCCTGGATACCTCTCATCGGACTTTGATATAGAAGAGCACCGAGTTTCAGGCGAACTAGAAATTGGTTCGGATGAAGAAATCAGAATAGATAAAACGACAGAGGAGCCAGAGGTGTCTAAGGGGGATCATGAGCCAACAGTAATTACAACAACTGCAGTGCATAGGATTGAATCCATTCCAGAAAATGAGGTCACGACGAAGCCAGAGGCGCAAGCAATCACACCACCAATTACCGATGCGatcgaaaccgaaaaatctgaagtaaCCAATGTAATAACTGAAAGAAAAACGAATCAGGATGCCCCTGCCTTTGATTTTGAACGAGGGGACGATAAACGAAAAAGTGTAGGACACTCTTTGCTTCTTAAGTTTCTCGATGTGGAAAGAAATAGCAGCTACCAATAG